CTTATGCACAGTTAGTAAACTGGGCGGTAAGGCATCGAACTGTTGTTATCTCGGCAGGGGGCATTTTCTTTATTGCGTCTCTTTTCTTATTCAAGTTTATAGGTACAGAGTTTATGCCTACGCAAGATAATGGACGTGTTGGTGTTACTATGGAAATGCCTATTGGCACACGAACTGAGATATCACGTGACGTAGCTCTGAAAGTAAATAAACTATGGAAGAATAAATATCCCGAAATTCAGGCTGTTAACTTTACTGTAGGTCAGGCTTCCTCGGATAATGCGTGGGCATCGATGAGTGATAATGGTACTCATATTATTACCTTTAATATTCGTTTGTCTGATCCTGCTGACCGTAAACGGGGAATTGTGGAGATTTGCGATAGTATGCGTAAAGATCTTGGTAACTTCCCTGAATTAAAGAAATTCATGGTAAATGTAGGAGGTAACAGATCGAGCATGATGGGTAGCGGACAAGCTACGCTTGATTTGGAAGTGTACGGATATGATTTTGGAGAAACTGATAAGGTGGCAAAGGAGCTGAGAGAACGAATGAGTAAAGTGCACGGCTGTGTAGATGTTACTATCAGTCGTGGAGATTATCAACCTGAATACCAGATAAAGTTCGATCGTGAGAAATTGGCTTTGAATGGATTGAACTTGTCAACTGCAGCAAATTATGCAAGAAACCGAATCAACGGTGCTATTGCATCTAAATATCGTGAAGAGGGTGATGAGTATGACATTAAAGTTATGTATGCTCCTGAATATCGTCAGTCTATAGAATCAATTGAAAATATTCTGGTGTATAATAGTCAGGGAAAGGGTATTCGGATTAAAGACCTGGGAACTGTAGTTGAAGAGAGCGAACCTCCAACAATTGAGCGTAAAGATCGTGAACGTGTAAATACGGTTCAGGCTGTAATATCCGGTGCTTCAATGGATAAAGTGGTTGCTGCTGCACGTCAGCAGATTTCTCAGATAAATGTGCCTTCCGGGGTAACAGTACAGGTGTCCGGTACTTATGAGGATCAGCAAGAATCGTTTGCCGATTTAATGACCTTGGGTGGACTTATCATCATTCTCGTATTTATTGTGATGGCTGCTCAGTTTGAATCGCTGACTTATCCGTTTATCATTATGTTTGCATTACCGTTCGGATTCTCGGGTGTACTGATTGCTTTGTGGATATCTGGCAGTACGTTAAATCTGATGTCGGCTATTGGTATGATCATGTTGATTGGTATCGTTGTAAAGAATGGTATTGTGCTTGTGGATTATATAAACCTGAACAGGGAACGTGGCTTGGGTATTATTAATTCTGTAGTAAAAGGGGGTAAATCTCGTTTGCGTCCAGTAATTATGACTTCACTGACAGCTATTCTTGGTATGATACCAATGGCAATAGGTGGTGGACAAGGTTCGGAAATGTGGAAGCCAATGGGTATTGCAGTAATTGGTGGTTTATCTATCTCAACAGTGCTGACTTTGGTTATTGTGCCTGTGCTGTATTGTGTTTTTGCCGGTACTGGTGTAAAACGTAACCGTAAGAAAATGCGTGAACTGGAAGCTGTTGTTTCTGCTACTGAAAAAGATTAATGAATTTGAAAAAGAAAAAATATGAAATCAGTCTTAATAACATTTGACCAGGCTTTTTATGATAGCGTATTAGCTATTTTAGATAGAAACAGTTGCCGTGGATTCTCCTATGTTGAAGAAGTCAGAGGCCGGGGAAGTAAAACGGGTGATCCTCATTACGGCAGTCATGCCTGGCCGTCTATGTGTTCTTCCATAATAACAGTTGTTGATGATGACCGTGTAGATCGTCTTCTTGAAATGCTTCATCGTTTAGATAAGTCAACAGAAAGATTGGGGCTTCGTGCTTTTGTCTGGAATATAGAGAAGAGTATCTAAACGAATATTTGAATACTAGCTTTTGCCTCGGTTACAAGAATTGTAGCCGAGGCTTTTTTTCTCTATTGCTGAGGCTATTTGTTTTCAAGAGAAAAATAGCCTGCTTAAACGAAACCGAACAGTTATTAGATTCAATTATAAAAACACAAAAAGATCTGCTACCTGCTACTAAATCGTGTAAAACTCTTTATTCAAGGGACTTTTGGTTAGTAGCAGATCAAAAATCATCTGCTACTAAAATCTATCATCTGCCACTAAAACAGAGAAGACAGTACATACTGCAACTATTGCACATGTTTATATTTGTATCTTTTATTAGGTGAAAACATAACGATAAAAATAGAAATGCTTCGGCTATAAAATATTGTTTGATATATATCTAACGTACCTTTTGATATATATCAAAGTATGCTTATGATGTATATCAAACGAAAAATGTATCGTGAAGAAATAGAAGATTATTCTGGTTATATTCTATTAGGTTAGAATATGTTTTTCCGAAAGCCTAACTTTTTAGGTTGGGCTTATTTTTTATCGCTCACACTGCGATGAGTAAAACCTCTTTTAATGTGCTAACAAGTAAAGCTTGGTAGTGGCAGATAAATGATCTGGTAGCAGATGATTTTTTATCTGCCACTACCTGAAAGCCCTTTTGTCAAGGCTTTTTATACATTTTAGTAGCAGGTGGAGGATCTTTTCCTGTTTTTTAATTCAAATGCAGTGATTATTTACGAAAGTATGCTCGGATATTTTCATAAGCAGCACTGAACAGCTCAAGATTCTTGTCTTTTAATGGATAGTCTTTCGCCGGAAGTATTGGAATAACTTTCACAGGATAGTTAATAGCATCATATATATTTCCACAGATAGCTCTAAGTGATTTACCATCAACCGGTTGGTAATAGGGTTCAATAGATTCTATTCCTACGCGGCGTGGCTGAGCACCATGAAGGAAATCCTCATCGCCGCCATAAAGACCTAATTTCTGTAACCAGTAGTTGGTTTGCAATGACATAGACAGAACAACCTCAATGGTTGGATTCTGCTCCAGTAACCACTTTATGTGCTCAAATCCTTTAACCGCTTTTTCCTCTGGTATTAGTACTCTTTTACCTTTGGGAGCCGGTTCTACATAATCATTGCATAAGTTAGTAATGTAGATCTCATCAGGCTTAATTGTATTAAGGGTAACATACGTAAGGTGGTTAAACAAGTTACGTGCTTCTACATTCCTGCTGCGTTCGCCATGATCTTCAGGAAAACTACGAAAATAATAGTCAGCGAACATTGCATATCCAGTTGCTGTGTCCGACCATTGCAGATTAGAATCTTCACCAATTACTAATACTTTGGCTGGTTGTGCCGATTTTAAGTCTTTTGATCTCATAAATTTATTTTTTGCAAAGGTAACTATTCTAAAAGAATAATAATGGAATAAGAAATATATTGTGATTAGTTATTGTTTTCTTTCCTTTTATGCAACCTCTCACGCACGCGCGTATATTTATAGTGTATACCATATTACCCCTGTGATTTTGCATTTCAAAAATATGCTTTAAAACACGTTTAGTAATCAGCGAGTTACAAATTTATTTCATTTTTATTCAATAAAAGAGTAGAATATATTAGGATTGTATGTTTGAATCGACTACTTTTGCACCCGCTTTGTAAGAGACACAAAGCGTTAAAGTTTTGACATATTGAAAAGCTTATGCTTTACCAGAGAGTCCTGAAGAAACAATTAAAAAAAATAATTCAGAAAACATTTGGAGGTTAACATTAAAAGTTTTACCTTTGCATCCGCTTAACAAAAAGCAAAACAAATTCGTTCTTTGAATAAGATTTAGATATAAACAATACAAGTAGTACAAGAGCTCTTGTGAGTGTGCTTCTAGCACATGAAACAGAGTAATAAATTTCGAACCGTCAACAATAACTTAAGCGATTAAGTAATTGAAGAAACAAGAAAATAAGAACGGAATCCTGAACAGAATTAAATAAAACTTTTACAATGAAGAGTTTGATCCTGGCTCAGGATGAACGCTAGCTACAGGCTTAACACATGCAAGTCGAGGGGTAGCAGGGTAGCAATACCGCTGACGACCGGCGCACGGGTGAGTAACACGTATCCAACCTTCCCATAACTCGGGGATAGCCTTTCGAAAGAAAGATTAATACCCGATAGTACTTATATAAGGCATCTTAAATAAGTTAAAGATTTATTGGTTATGGATGGGGATGCGTTCCATTAGATAGTTGGTGAGGTAACGGCTCACCAAGTCTTCGATGGATAGGGGTTCTGAGAGGAAGGTCCCCCACATTGGTACTGAGACACGGACCAAACTCCTACGGGAGGCAGCAGTGAGGAATATTGGTCAATGGGCGAGAGCCTGAACCAGCCAAGTAGCGTGAAGGATGAAGGTCCTATGGATTGTAAACTTCTTTTATAGTAGAATAAAGTGAACCACGTGTGGTTTTTTGTATGTATACTATGAATAAGGATCGGCTAACTCCGTGCCAGCAGCCGCGGTAATACGGAGGATCCGAGCGTTATCCGGATTTATTGGGTTTAAAGGGTGCGTAGGCGGAATAATAAGTCAGTTGTGAAAGTTTGCGGCTCAACCGTAAAATTGCAGTTGATACTGTTATTCTTGAGTGTACATAAGGTAGGCGGAATTCGTGGTGTAGCGGTGAAATGCTTAGATATCACGAAGAACTCCAATTGCGAAGGCAGCTTACCGGGGTACAACTGACGCTGAGGCACGAAAGTGTGGGTATCAAACAGGATTAGATACCCTGGTAGTCCACACAGTAAACGATGAATACTCGCTGTTTGCGATATACAGTAAGCGGCCAAGCGAAAGCATTAAGTATTCCACCTGGGGAGTACGCCGGCAACGGTGAAACTCAAAGGAATTGACGGGGGCCCGCACAAGCGGAGGAACATGTGGTTTAATTCGATGATACGCGAGGAACCTTACCCGGGCTTAAATTGCAAATGAATATGTAGGAAACTATATAGCCAGCAATGGCATTTGTGAAGGTGCTGCATGGTTGTCGTCAGCTCGTGCCGTGAGGTGTCGGCTTAAGTGCCATAACGAGCGCAACCCTTATTGATAGTTACTAACAGGTTAAGCTGAGGACTCTATCAAGACTGCCGTCGTAAGATGTGAGGAAGGTGGGGATGACGTCAAATCAGCACGGCCCTTACGTCCGGGGCTACACACGTGTTACAATGGGGGGTACAGAAGGTCGCTACCTAGCAATAGGATGCTAATCCCAAAAGCCTCTCACAGTTCGGATTGGAGTCTGCAACTCGACTCCATGAAGCTGGATTCGCTAGTAATCGCGCATCAGCCACGGCGCGGTGAATACGTTCCCGGGCCTTGTACACACCGCCCGTCAAGCCATGGGAGCCGGGGGTACCTGAAGTACGTAACCGTAAGGAGCGTCCTAGGGTAAAACTGGTGACTGGGGCTAAGTCGTAACAAGGTAGCCGTACCGGAAGGTGCGGCTGGAACACCTCCTTTCTGGAGTGATTTCGTTCTTAGGTTCGGATTTTACTTTGTGCTACTGTTTATTGTTTATTCAAAATATAAAAAAAAAGAGATTAGAAAGAAGCCGAGCCGAAAGGTAAGAGGTTTTGAACGACAGTCCTATAGCTCAGTTGGTTAGAGCGCTACACTGATAATGTAGAGGTCGGCAGTTCAACTCTGCCTGGGACTACGAAAAAAAAAGGAGCATAAGGGATAACCAATTCCAAGAAAAACGCTTCATAATAATTTCGGGGGATTAGCTCAGCTGGCTAGAGCACCTGCCTTGCACGCAGGGGGTCAACGGTTCGAATCCGTTATTCTCCACGAAAATTAAGAAGAAATTCTTAAGAAACGATCTTTGACATAATGTACAAAAGCAAATAAAGAAGTAAATTTCAGTGATGAAAGAAAGCTTTAAAATATATATCGAACCATATTGCAATTTAAAACGTGTAAACGAATACGATTGTATTTTATGGAAGAAAGTAAGCAAGGGCGCATGGCGGATGCCTTGGCTCTCGGAGGCGATGAAGGACGTGATAAGCTGCGATAAGCTTCGGGTAGGTGCAAATAGCCTTTAATCCGAAGATTTCCGAATGGGACAACCCAATATCTTGAAGAGATATTATCCATTTTATATGGAGGCGAACGCAGGGAACTGAAACATCTTAGTACCTGTAGGAGAAGAAAATAATTGAATGATTCCGTAAGTAGTGGCGAGCGAACACGGATTAGCCCAAACCATAGATGTTACGGCATTTATGGGGTTGTAGGACCACGATATCGGACTTATATTGGAGAATGGAAGACTCTGGAAAGTGTCACCATAGAGCATGATAGTTGCGTACATGAATCCAATATATACTGTAGTGGTATCCTGAGTAGTGCGGAGCACGAGAAATTCTGCATGAATCTGCCGGGACCATCCGGTAAGGCTAAATACTCCCGAGAGACCGATAGTGAACCAGTACTGTGAAGGAAAGGTGAAAAGAACTTCGAATAGAAGAGTGAAATAGTCCCTGAAACCATGCGCTTACAAGCGGTCGGAGCAGCTTCGTGCTGTGACGGCGTGCCTTTTGCATAATGAACCTACGAGTTACTGTCACTGGCAAGGTTAAGAAACTAAGTTTCGCAGCCGAAGCGAAAGCGAGTCTGAATAGGGCGAATTAGTCAGTGGTAGTAGACGCGAAACCAAGTGATCTACCCATGGTCAGGTTGAAGGTTAGGTAACACTAACTGGAGGACCGAACCGATAAGCGTTGAAAAGCTTCCGGATGAACTGTGGGTGGGGGTGAAAGGCTAATCAAACTTGGAGATAGCTCGTACTCCCCGAAATGCATTTAGGTGCAGCCTTGATAATTACTAATGTGAGGTAGAGCGACTGATAAGATGCGAGGGCTTCACCGCCTATCAAGTCTTGATAAACTCCGAATGCGCATTAGTTTAATATCAGGAGTGAGGGCATGGGTGCTAAGGTCCGTGCCCGAGAGGAGAAGAATCCAGACCATCAGCTAAGGTCCCGAAATAATTGCTAAGTTGAACTAACGAAGTCAGATTGCTAAGACAGCTAGGATGTTGGCTTGGAAGCAGCCATTCATTTAAAGAGTGCGTAACAGCTCACTAGTCGAGGAGTTTGGCGTGGATAATAATCGGGCATAAGCAATTTACCGAAGCTATGGAACTAGTAATAGTTGGTAGGGGAGCATTCCACTCTGCGTTGAATGTGAAGCGTGAGCTTTGCTGGAGCGTGTGGAAAAGCAAATGTAGGTATAAGTAACGATAAAGGGGGTGAGAAACCCCCTCGCCGAAAGACTAAGGTTTCCTGATCAACGCTAATCGGATCAGGGTTAGTCGGGTCCTAAGGCTCAGCCGAACGGCGAGGCCGATGGCAGAAAGGGTTAATATTCCCTTACTACCTTAAAGAGTGACGTGGAGACGGAGCAGTGAAAGTGTCGCCAGCTGACGGAATAGCTGGTTGAAGGGTGTAGATATTAGATTTCCAGGCAAATCCGGAAGACTAGTCGAACCTGATAGTACCGAGAGCCCTTGTGGTAATTGGATAGTACATGTAAGCATACTCCCAAGAAAATCCGCTAAACTTAATCTTTAAGGTACCCGTACCGTAAACGGACACACGTGGTCGGGTAGAATATACTAAGGCGCTTGAGTGAATCACGGTTAAGGAACTAGGCAAATTGACCCTGTAACTTCGGGAGAAAGGGTCCCTCAGTAATGAGGGCGCAGAGAATAGGTCCAGGCAACTGTTTAACAAAAACACAGGGCTATGCAAAATTGAAAGATCAAGTATATAGCCTGACACCTGCCCGGTGCTGGAAGGTTAAGAGGAGATGTCATCGCAAGAGAAGCATTGAATTGAAGCCCCAGTAAACGGCGGCCGTAACTATAACGGTCCTAAGGTAGCGAAATTCCTTGTCGGGTAAGTTCCGACCTGCACGAATGGTGTAATGATCTGGACACTGTCTCAACCGTGAGCTCAGTGAAATTGTAGTATCGGTGAAGATGCCGATTACCCGCGATGGGACGAAAAGACCCCGTGAACCTTTACTATAGCTTAACATTGAATTTGGGTAATTGATGTGTAGGATAGGCCGGAGGCATTGAAGCAGGCACGCTAGTGTTTGTGGAGCCGCTGTTGAAATACGGCCCTTTAATTATTTGAGTTCTAACTCGCAATGCGAGGACACTGTTTGGTGGGTAGTTTGACTGGGGTGGTCGCCTCCAAAAGTGTAACGGAGGCTTCTAAAGGTACCCTCAGGACGATTGGTAACCGTCCGCAGAGTGTAATGGCATAAGGGTGCTTGACTGGGAGACCGACAAGTCGATCAGGTAGGAAACTAGAGCATAGTGATCCGGTGTTTCCGTATGGAAGGGACATCGCTCAAAGGATAAAAGGTACTCCGGGGATAACAGGCTGATCGCTCCCAAGAGCTCATATCGACGGAGCGGTTTGGCACCTCGATGTCGGCTCGTCACATCCTGGGGCTGGAGAAGGTCCCAAGGGTTGGGCTGTTCGCCCATTAAAGTGGCACGCGAGCTGGGTTCAGAACGTCGTGAGACAGTTCGGTCTCTATCTATCGTGGGCGTATGAAATTTGCGTGGCTCTGACACTAGTACGAGAGGACCGTGTTGGACTGACCGCTGGTTTACCGGTTGTGCCGCCAGGTGCATTGCCGGGTATCTAAGTCGGGATTGGATAAGTGCTGAAAGCATCTAAGTACGAAGCCAGCCACAAGATTAGATTTCTTAGGGTCGTTGAAGACGACAACGTTGATAGGCTGCAGGTGTAAAGACAGTAATGTCAAAGCCGAGCAGTACTAATTGCCCGTACACTTTCTTCCATGTTTATATGGTTGGCTATATGGATTTAGTTCCAAACATCAAGGATATTTATTCTTTATTGCTTTTGCATTGTGTTTATCTTAATAATTAACATCTTAAGAACCTAATAAATTAAGGACTTAAGATATTAAGAAATAAAAATATTAAGGTAGCTATAGCATCAGGGTTCCACCTCTTCCCATTCCGAACAGAGAAGTTAAGCCTGATCACGCCGATGGTACTGCGTAACAGTGGGAGAGTAGGTAGCTGCCGTTTTATCAGGAGTCCTGATCATTATTAATGATCGGGACTCCTTTTTTTAGGTTATATATGTTACTCAATTTTTCGGCTCACCCGATATTTAGTGGGGCTACGCATAAAGTTTAGTTAATCTAAA
This genomic interval from uncultured Bacteroides sp. contains the following:
- a CDS encoding efflux RND transporter permease subunit → MSIYQGAVKRPIMTSLCFVAVLVFGLFSLQKLPIDLYPNIETNTIMVMTSYQGASASDIENNVSRPLENVLNTVSNLKHITSKSRENISIITLEFEYGKNIDELTNDVRDKLDLVKSSLPDGAENPTIFKFSTDMIPILVLSAKAKESMPALYKILDNGVANPLARIGGVGTVSVSGAPKREIHVYIDPVRLEAYHLSVESISSIIAAENKNVPGGNFDIGSNTYSLRVQGEFQDASQMENVVVGSYSGRNVYLKDVARIKDSVEERTQETYNDGEQGAMIVVQKQTGANSVEIADKVRAALPALQAKLPSDVKLDVIVDTSDNIKNTIASLADVIRDALIFVGLVVFLFLGRWRSCVIILITIPLSLVASFIYLAVTGSSLNIISLSSLSIAIGLVVDDAIVVLENVTTHIERGSHPKQAAVHGTNEMALSVIASTLTLFAVFFPLTLVSGMTGVLFRELGWMVCIIMAISLICALTLTPMMSSQLLKLNPKHNKVFEKFYGPVKKALDQLDVSYAQLVNWAVRHRTVVISAGGIFFIASLFLFKFIGTEFMPTQDNGRVGVTMEMPIGTRTEISRDVALKVNKLWKNKYPEIQAVNFTVGQASSDNAWASMSDNGTHIITFNIRLSDPADRKRGIVEICDSMRKDLGNFPELKKFMVNVGGNRSSMMGSGQATLDLEVYGYDFGETDKVAKELRERMSKVHGCVDVTISRGDYQPEYQIKFDREKLALNGLNLSTAANYARNRINGAIASKYREEGDEYDIKVMYAPEYRQSIESIENILVYNSQGKGIRIKDLGTVVEESEPPTIERKDRERVNTVQAVISGASMDKVVAAARQQISQINVPSGVTVQVSGTYEDQQESFADLMTLGGLIIILVFIVMAAQFESLTYPFIIMFALPFGFSGVLIALWISGSTLNLMSAIGMIMLIGIVVKNGIVLVDYINLNRERGLGIINSVVKGGKSRLRPVIMTSLTAILGMIPMAIGGGQGSEMWKPMGIAVIGGLSISTVLTLVIVPVLYCVFAGTGVKRNRKKMRELEAVVSATEKD
- a CDS encoding PG0541 family transporter-associated protein; translation: MKSVLITFDQAFYDSVLAILDRNSCRGFSYVEEVRGRGSKTGDPHYGSHAWPSMCSSIITVVDDDRVDRLLEMLHRLDKSTERLGLRAFVWNIEKSI